The following are encoded together in the Anaerostipes caccae L1-92 genome:
- a CDS encoding HPr family phosphocarrier protein, with the protein MKQFDFKVQSPVGIHARPAVLLVEKARTYQSKIILEKGTQRANAKNMISLLTLRARQHEIVTFMIEGPDEDRAAEELKEFCIHNL; encoded by the coding sequence ATGAAGCAGTTTGATTTTAAAGTGCAGTCGCCTGTTGGAATCCATGCGCGTCCGGCTGTGCTTCTGGTAGAAAAAGCGCGGACGTACCAGAGTAAAATAATTCTGGAAAAGGGAACTCAGAGAGCGAACGCCAAAAATATGATTTCTCTTTTGACACTGAGAGCTCGTCAGCATGAAATCGTAACGTTTATGATTGAAGGACCGGATGAAGACAGGGCGGCAGAGGAATTGAAAGAGTTTTGTATCCATAATCTTTAA
- a CDS encoding DUF4428 domain-containing protein, which produces MKTCDICDAPLGMFKKFRYAEGYICKACYEKASNHFTETIAKKSYGEIRKLCERQGGLTEDFEITGRIGNYILFDEKNRKICLLNNRINQKQVSEPEFYPLDKISECRIDYRPFMPLGELEDKIKSKEAGTIHSLKVLIKLEDGQEKQIPLISNPVRIKSFAMKQSFSFAKRIAEEIERLKGESVQA; this is translated from the coding sequence ATGAAGACATGTGATATCTGTGATGCACCTTTGGGAATGTTTAAGAAATTTCGATATGCGGAAGGATACATCTGCAAAGCGTGCTATGAGAAGGCCAGCAATCATTTTACAGAGACGATTGCAAAGAAAAGTTATGGTGAGATCAGAAAATTGTGTGAAAGGCAGGGCGGGCTCACAGAAGATTTTGAGATTACAGGGCGGATAGGGAATTATATTTTGTTTGATGAGAAAAACAGGAAGATCTGCCTTCTCAACAACCGGATCAACCAAAAACAGGTTTCAGAGCCGGAATTTTATCCGCTGGATAAGATCAGCGAGTGCCGGATCGATTACAGACCTTTCATGCCTTTGGGAGAACTGGAAGATAAAATTAAGTCAAAAGAAGCAGGCACGATTCACTCTCTGAAAGTTCTGATCAAACTGGAGGACGGCCAGGAAAAACAAATTCCTTTGATATCAAACCCTGTCAGGATAAAAAGCTTTGCTATGAAACAGTCCTTTTCATTTGCAAAACGGATTGCGGAAGAAATCGAAAGGCTGAAAGGTGAATCTGTCCAGGCATGA